The DNA region ACCTTCTACCAACCACCCACACCAGCTACGGCTTGACGAAAGCCATAGAGGCACTTTTTCGCGCGGATGTGAGAGCCGTCCACGCAGGCCCTCGACCAGTCGAGGCGGCCGGCCGCGTTCAGTTCGGCCAGCAGGATCCGGTGTAGCTGGTCGAAGACCCCTGCCTGCTGCCAACGTTCCAGGCGTCGCCAGCAGGTCTGCCCGGAGCCGAACCCCAGCTCCAGCGGCAGGAGTTGCCAGGCTATGTCGTTGTAGAGGACGTACAGGATGCCCTGCAAGCAGTGTCGGTCAGCCACCGGCCGTGGCCCCGGTGACTTCTCGGGCCAGGGTGGCAGCAGCGGCTCGATCAGTGCCCACAAGTCGTCGTCCACGATCCACGGCCGAGTACTCACAGCATCACGAACGGCCGAATCGTCACACCGGTCACACCCGACCAGGACATCTCACCAAGATCCTGTTATGAGCTCTTAGGGTCATCGTGGGCTTCGGACTTTGTCATCCGTGCAGGGAACTTTGTCAGTGGTGCACTGCGTCGATTTGACGCCGCATCAGGTGAGGGCCCTGTGTGCGCCCGTCGAAGCCGTTGCGCTGCGAGAGACAATCCCGCCAGACTGATGTCGGGATCCGTGCGTGTCGAGGGGGACTTGTGGGGGAACGGGCCGAGGTACTGCCCGGGCGGCTCTGTGAACGACGCAGACGAAGGTCTGTCTCATGAGCCCGGTTCTGGACACCGCGTTCATACCGCCGCGGGACCGGGAGGAAGTGGTCCGCAACGCGGTGTGGAAATCCATGGTGGCGGTCGATATCGACCACCGTCCCGCGGCTGAGGACATCTCCGTTCGTATAGGGCTCGGCGCTGTGGGGCCCATCAGGATCTGTTCGGCGCGGGCGACCGCGGTCGCCCTCCGTCGGACGGAGCGGCTGGCCCGGGAGGACGAGGAGCCGGCCGTCACCCTCGGTGTGCAGATGACGGGCAGCAGCGTGGTGGTGCAGAACGGTCGCGAGTGCCTGCTGAGGCCGGGGGAATTCGCCATCTACGAATCGATCGCTCCCTACACACATCTCTTCGACGAGGGAGTCGACTACCGCTTCATCCGTTTCCCGCGCGCGGCACTCGCGCTCCCCGACCGGTTACTACGCGACATCGCCGCTGTCCCCCTGGGATCCGACAACCCCATCGCGCGCCTCGCCTTCCCTTACTTCTCCCAACTGGCCGTCAGCGACGAATTGCACCAGGGCGTGCACGCCGATGCCGTCGTGCAGCCCAGCATCGAACTCCTGCGTGCGGTCCTGACGTCCCAGCACGGCAACTCCAGCCTGGCCAAGGAGCCGCTGGAGGCGACACTCAGCCTGCGGATCACTCAATACATCCGGAAGCATCTGGCTGATCCCGATCTGTCGGCAGCACGGATAGCCGCTGCACACGACATCTCCGTACGTCACCTCTACGCCGTGCTGTCCCGGTCGGGCATCAGCCTCGGAGACTGGATCCGCACACGCCGCCTGGCCGAATGCAGGAGAGAGCTGGCCGGCCCGAACGGCCGACTGCGGACCATCGCCGCGATAGGACGAAGGTGGGGCTTCGCGGACGCCACCCACTTCAGCAAGGTGTTCAAACAGGCCTACGGATTCTCGCCCCGGGCCTGGCGCGACCAGAACCACCCCCGCACGTCCGCGTGATGACCTCCGCGGGGCCGCGTTCCGCGTGACCGAAGTGCTGGGGAGCGGTTAGCGGGCCACAGTGCGGTGAGTGGTGGCGAGCGCCCGATCCGCGGCGGCGGACAGTGCGGTGTCGGCCTCATCGATCCCGGCCCAGGCGACGTGCCCGTCGGGGCGGATGAGGGCGGCGCGCACGGTGGCCCATGCGGACGGGGGCTGGTCGAGGGTTGCGGTGTCCACCACGAGCCCCGGCCGTGTCCGGTCCGCCAGGACGCCCGCCGTCAGGTCGAGCAGAAGGTAGCTGTCCGGGCGCAACCGGGAGAACAGGTGGTTCTCGGAGCCGGTGAAGGCCAGGTCGGGGGCGCTGGTGCCGGTGAGCGGGTGGGCTGTCGGATCCGGCGTGGGGTAGCTGACGGCGAGTGCGGTGAGACGTTCGGACAGGGCCTTGTTCAGTGCCGGCTGGGTGGCGATCATCCCGCTGAACAGGGAGCGCAGGTCCATGCCTTCGGGGGTGAAGCCAGTCATCAGGGCGGTCTGGGCGCGGCTGTGTTCCATCAGCTGGGCACCTACGGGGTGGCGCTCGGTGTGGTACGTGTCGAGCAGGTGGTCAGGAGCCCAGCCGCGGAGGGTGGCGGCGAGTTTCCAGCCGAGGTTGTGCGCGTCCTGGATGCCGACGTTCATCCCGACGCCACCCGCCGGGAAGTGCTGGTGGGCGGCGTCACCGGCGAGCTGGATCCGACCTCGCCGGTACTGGGCGGCCAGCCGAGTGGCGTTGCCGAATCGGGAGAGCCAGACCGGGTCGCGCATCCCGAAGTCCTCGCCCGTGACGGCGAGGGTCTTGGCTCGCAACTCCTCCAGGGTGAGGTCACCGGGCCATTCCGTCGTGAGGCTGTCTGGGCTGACACCGACCAGGCGGTACCGCGCACCGGGCAGCGGCGCGACCATCACCCCGCCCCGGAGCCCGAAGGTGCTGAACCCGGGCCGCGGCGGGCTGTCAAGGGTGACGTCGCCGAGCCAGCCAAGGACGGTGGAGGGCGTACCGACGAAGTCGATGCCGGCGGCGGTGCGCACGGTGCTGCGGGAGCCGTCGCAGCCGACGATGAACGCCGCCCGAAGTTCGTACGCCCCGTCCAACCCGTCCACCTGCACGGTCACCGCCTCCGGGTGCTCGGTGAACCCGGTGACGCGGTGACCGCGCACGATCACGGCGCCGAGCGCGAGCGCGTGTTCCTCCAGGAGTTCCTCGGTGCGGGCCTGGGGCAGGGCGAGGGTGTACGGGAACGGGGTCTCCAGCGCCCGGAAGTCGAGCCGGTCGTCGAGCACGGCGAAGTGGCCGCCCGGGATCGCCAGGCCCTCGGCGAGGAAGGGCTCGTGCACGCCACGCGAGGCCAGGATCTCGAGGGTGCGTGGGTGGATGGTGAGGGCCTTGGAGCGCTGGTCGATGTCCACACGCTCCTCGACGACGGTGACGGATACCCCGCCCAGCCGCAGTTCGGCGGCGAGCCAGAGCCCGACCGGGCCTCCTCCGGCGATGACAACCTGCTGTTGCATGAACCATCCTAGGTCAGTGACCAATAACCTTGTCCGCAGTAAACTAGGTCAATGACCAATAGGCAAGCGAGTCAGGACCGCCTCCCGCGGCTGGACCCCGGAACGGTGATCCGTACCGCGCTGGAACTGCTGGACGAAAAGGGCCTGGACGCCCTGTCCACCCGGGCGGTCGCCGACCGGCTCGGCGTACGGATGAACACCGTGCTGTGGCATGTGAAGACCAAGGCCCGGATGCTGGAGCTGATGGCGGACGCCGTCGTCGGCGAAGCCCCGCTCGACGACCTCCCATCCCCCTGGGACGAGCGCGTCCGCGATCTGGCCCGCCGGTACCGCCGCGCCCTGCTCGCCCACCGCGACGGCGCCACGCTCGTCGTCGGCACCTACGCCGCCGAACCACACACCCTGGGTTTCGCCGATGCCCTGGTGGGCGCGTTGCTGGACGGCGGCCTCGACGAACGTGAGAGCGCCTGGACCACGTGGACGATCATTTACTTCGCCCTCGGCCTCACCCAGGAAGAACAGGCGGCGGCCCAGCAGGCCCCGAACAGCCGTCTGGCGAACGCGGTCTCCGAGACGGGCTACCCCGCCCTCCATCGCGTCCTCGGCCACCTCGACGCGGAATCCTTTGACGAGCGCTTCGAGTTCGGCCTGTCCGCGATCCTCGCTCGAAGGTGACCGCGGACGAGGAAAGGACCAGAGGGGGCCCCGCCCGCGGAGCGGCCGGGCCCCCTCCCCCGGCATCTACGGCATGACCCCAGCAGCCACGTCCACCTTCAGCGGAAGCCGGGGCCGAACAACGCCGACACAGCCACAAGCACGCTCGCGGGCGCGCGGCGCCGTCCCGAAATACTCCAGCCCATACCCGACGCCGGGGTTCAACCCGGGCGAACCGGCCGGCTATCCGGCTCGTCAGGCCCTCGAACACTTCCTGCCAGCGAGCAGGGTCCACGCTGCGACCTGCGGCCATCGCAAGATCGTTGGTCTTCACACGCCGACGATCAGCGTGGCCGCAGCCTTCCCACAGCCGACCCACGAGCAGGATCAAGGTCTATGGCTGGAGGTCGCGCTGGTACCAAGTGCCTGACTTGCCGCCGAGATCGGCCGGAGTGGCAGGGCCAACCGGGACGAACCCGGCCTTGGCCAAGACTTTCTGGGATGCGGCGTTGTCGTGGGAGGTGACCGCCCGCAGTGTGCACAGGCCGTGCATCACTGTCGCCACCCGGCACAGCTCCCGGACGGTCGCGGTCGCCACGCCGCGGCCGGCGACCCGCTCCGCGACCCGGTAGCCGAGTCTGGCAGTGCCGTCCTCCAAGTCGTACAGGTTGAACCTGCCGAGTACCGAGCCGTCCTCGGCGACGAGCACGTAGAAGGCGCAGATGCCGGCTTCCTGCTCGGCCAGCGAGGCGTTGTACCGATCGGTGAACTGGTCGAAGAAGTCGTCGCCGCGATCGGAGATCGAGGCACCGAAGTAGCTGCGGTTCGCCAACTCGAAGGCCAGGACCGCCGGTGCGTGGCCGGCATGCAGCCGCTTCAGCTCGGGCATTGCGCGACTCTACCCAGATCGTGCGCTGAGGCCACCTGAGTTTCCGCCGGCGGCAGATCGCCCCTCCACGAACAGGACCGGGTAGACGCGGTCGAGGGGCCGGTCCCGCCAATCAGCCAGGACCTCCATCACTGTGTCGGTGATGGAGGAGATGATCTGCTTGGACCTCGGCGCCGTAGACCTCAGCCAGGTGAGCGGCGATCTCGCCGTGCGTGAGCCCCTTCACGGGCAACGACAGCACCATCTCGTCGACCCCGGTCAGCCGCCGCTGCCGCTTCTTGACGATCTGCGGCTCGGACGTGCCCGACGTGTCACGCGGGACCTTGACCTCGACCTGCCCGACATCGGTCAGCACGGTCTCGCCCCGCCCCCTACGGGAGTTGCCACTGCCCCGGCCGGCAGCGTCGTGCCTCTCACAGCCGAGATGATCGGTGATCTCACCTTCCAGGGCAGATTCCAAGACCCGCTTGGTCAGCTGCTGCAGCAGCCCGCCCTGCCTGGTCAGCTGCAGCCCTTCCGCCCGGGACCGCTCCACCAGCATCGCGACCAGCTGCTCGTCGGACACGGACACAGGCTGCCCAGGCTGGGCACTCTCCACAGGCTCTACGGTCTCCAACTCCACGGCGGTATCAGTCACTTGACGTCGCTCGCATGATCGTCGGATCCGCCGTCAGATTTACGCTCCCCCGAGGAGGGGCTCGCCGGCCCCGCTTGGGGTGTTGCCCTGCCCCTGTCCCAGGTCGGCATCGGGGTGCGGGCCGAGGGGAGTTACTCGGACTCCTCCCGCGGAAGGGTCCGGCTGTTGATCGCGTCGGCGATGGCGTAGGCGGTGCGGACGAAGGACTCCGCCTGCTGCGCCGAGAGGTCCCGTGCGGAGGTCTCTTCCAGGGCTTGCCACATGGCCGCGATGGGCTCGCGCATGGCACGGCCCTTGTCGGTGAGGTGGACGACCATGACGCGCCGGTCGTGTTGGGCCGGCTCGCGGATGAGCAGGCCTGCGTCCTGCATGCGGCGTAGGGACTTGGAGACGGTGGAGTGGTCCAGGCCGACGCTTTCGAGCAGCTCGGACTGGGTCTGGCCGTCCCGGTCCAGGAGTTGCATCAGCAGTAGTTCCTGTCCGGGGTGCAGGTCCATCTCGCGGAGCATGGCGGCGGCGCGGGCGCGGTGGGCGCGGGCGAGCTGGAAGATCGCGTAGCTCATCGGTCCCTCGCTGGCCGTGGAGGGGTTGCGGGGTGTCGGGGCGGGCGCGGGCATAGGTTCGGTTCCTCAGACGGTGTGGGTGGGATAGTCGGTGTAGCCGGCCACTCCGCCGCCGTAGAAGGTCGCCGGGTCGGGGGTGTTGAGCGGCGCGTCAGAGCGTAGCCGCTCGACCAGGTCCGGGTTGGCGAGCGCGAGGGCGCCGACGGAGACGAGGTCGGCCGTGCCGTGGTCGATGTCCTTGGCGCGGGTGGGCAGGTCGGTGCCGGCCCGGTTGAGGATCAGCGTGGTCGGCCACAGTGCGCGCAGGGTGCCCAGGAGTTCCTCGTCGCCCGCGTGCATCACGTGGAGGTAGGCGAGGCCGAGTGGGCTGAGAGCGTGCAGGAGCGCCGGATACAGCTCGGCGGTGTCGGACTCG from Streptomyces sp. NBC_00258 includes:
- a CDS encoding helix-turn-helix domain-containing protein: MSPVLDTAFIPPRDREEVVRNAVWKSMVAVDIDHRPAAEDISVRIGLGAVGPIRICSARATAVALRRTERLAREDEEPAVTLGVQMTGSSVVVQNGRECLLRPGEFAIYESIAPYTHLFDEGVDYRFIRFPRAALALPDRLLRDIAAVPLGSDNPIARLAFPYFSQLAVSDELHQGVHADAVVQPSIELLRAVLTSQHGNSSLAKEPLEATLSLRITQYIRKHLADPDLSAARIAAAHDISVRHLYAVLSRSGISLGDWIRTRRLAECRRELAGPNGRLRTIAAIGRRWGFADATHFSKVFKQAYGFSPRAWRDQNHPRTSA
- a CDS encoding FAD-dependent monooxygenase, with protein sequence MQQQVVIAGGGPVGLWLAAELRLGGVSVTVVEERVDIDQRSKALTIHPRTLEILASRGVHEPFLAEGLAIPGGHFAVLDDRLDFRALETPFPYTLALPQARTEELLEEHALALGAVIVRGHRVTGFTEHPEAVTVQVDGLDGAYELRAAFIVGCDGSRSTVRTAAGIDFVGTPSTVLGWLGDVTLDSPPRPGFSTFGLRGGVMVAPLPGARYRLVGVSPDSLTTEWPGDLTLEELRAKTLAVTGEDFGMRDPVWLSRFGNATRLAAQYRRGRIQLAGDAAHQHFPAGGVGMNVGIQDAHNLGWKLAATLRGWAPDHLLDTYHTERHPVGAQLMEHSRAQTALMTGFTPEGMDLRSLFSGMIATQPALNKALSERLTALAVSYPTPDPTAHPLTGTSAPDLAFTGSENHLFSRLRPDSYLLLDLTAGVLADRTRPGLVVDTATLDQPPSAWATVRAALIRPDGHVAWAGIDEADTALSAAADRALATTHRTVAR
- a CDS encoding TetR/AcrR family transcriptional regulator C-terminal domain-containing protein, which codes for MTNRQASQDRLPRLDPGTVIRTALELLDEKGLDALSTRAVADRLGVRMNTVLWHVKTKARMLELMADAVVGEAPLDDLPSPWDERVRDLARRYRRALLAHRDGATLVVGTYAAEPHTLGFADALVGALLDGGLDERESAWTTWTIIYFALGLTQEEQAAAQQAPNSRLANAVSETGYPALHRVLGHLDAESFDERFEFGLSAILARR
- a CDS encoding GNAT family N-acetyltransferase; the encoded protein is MPELKRLHAGHAPAVLAFELANRSYFGASISDRGDDFFDQFTDRYNASLAEQEAGICAFYVLVAEDGSVLGRFNLYDLEDGTARLGYRVAERVAGRGVATATVRELCRVATVMHGLCTLRAVTSHDNAASQKVLAKAGFVPVGPATPADLGGKSGTWYQRDLQP
- a CDS encoding MarR family winged helix-turn-helix transcriptional regulator, with the translated sequence MPAPAPTPRNPSTASEGPMSYAIFQLARAHRARAAAMLREMDLHPGQELLLMQLLDRDGQTQSELLESVGLDHSTVSKSLRRMQDAGLLIREPAQHDRRVMVVHLTDKGRAMREPIAAMWQALEETSARDLSAQQAESFVRTAYAIADAINSRTLPREESE